One Epinephelus moara isolate mb chromosome 20, YSFRI_EMoa_1.0, whole genome shotgun sequence genomic window carries:
- the bmal2 gene encoding aryl hydrocarbon receptor nuclear translocator-like protein 2 isoform X2 produces the protein MSAMNAAAGGGDRAGGEPAEDVLVEENQSGSVSLSSMMTSSSAAGMSLSLEMPRKRKGSVDNQDTKSGSIPDVDMEDDGSDGDDQHVKIKCFREPHSQIEKRRRDKMNNLIDKLSAMIPTCNPMSRKLDKLTVLRMAVQHLKSLKGSSSSFSEVNYKPSFLPNEELKHLVLKAADGFLFVVGCDRGKIVFVSESVTKILNYSRAELIGQSLFDYIHPKDMGKVKEQLSASELYPRERLIDAKTGLQVQADLPVGASRLCSGARRSFFCRMKYNKISVKVEEKEFQAGTSKKKESQKYCTVHCTGYMRSWPTSQLGADGEGEADKQDSSHFSCLVAVGRVHSHSSPQINGEVRVKPTEFITRYAMDGKFTFVDQRATTILGYLPQELLGTSCYEYFHQDDLPHLADRHRKVLRSKDKIETNCYKFKTKYGSFVTLQSQWFSFVNPWTKEVEYIVSTNTVISYDNSRTSRSGNKSEQSRNSKTSEDGKKSLPVIPGISTSPGAMIYAGSIGTQIANELLDFNRMNSSPSSGSVSPFSGPQDKCPQAHNQLSNNVPNGEATDMEIPAKSSSEDEPQGAAFSGGDTLMGENSQLDLDSVVGPGLSSLSNDEAAMAVIMSLLETDTNLGEAVDFEEMHWSL, from the exons AAGATGTGCTGGTTGAGGAAAACCAAAGCGGTTCTGTGTCTTTGTCCAGCATGAtgacctcctcctcagctgctggCATGTCGTTGAGCTTGGAGATGCCCCGGAAACGCAAGGGCAGCGTGGACAACCA GGACACAAAATCTGGTTCCATCCCTGACGTTGATATGGAAGACGATGG GTCAGATGGAGATGACCAACATGTCAAAATTAAATGCTTCAG GGAACCACACAGCCAAATTGAGAAGAGGAGACGGGACAAAATGAACAATCTCATCGACAAACTATCAGCCATGATCCCTACTTGCAACCCCATGTCCCGTAAACTGGACAAACTCACTGTGCTCAGAATGGCTGTGCAGCACCTCAAATCTCTCAAAG GTTCATCAAGTTCTTTTTCTGAAGTCAACTACAAACCATCGTTCCTTCCCAACGAGGAGCTCAAACACCTTGTCCTCAAG GCTGCAGATGGGTTCCTGTTTGTAGTGGGCTGTGATCGTGGGAAAATAGTTTTTGTCTCGGAGTCCGTCACGAAGATATTAAATTATAGTCGG GCGGAGCTGATTGGACAGAGCCTGTTTGATTACATACACCCAAAGGACATGGGAAAAGTGAAGGAGCAGCTGTCAGCTTCTGAATTATACCCTCGTGAACGACTAATAGATGCTAAAA CCGGTCTGCAGGTCCAGGCTGACCTCCCAGTCGGTGCATCACGGCTGTGTTCAGGCGCACGCCGCTCATTCTTCTGCCGCATGAAGTACAACAAAATCTCTGTCaaggtggaggagaaggaaTTCCAAGCAGGCACCTCCAAAAAGAAAG AGTCACAGAAGTACTGCACCGTCCACTGTACAGGCTACATGCGCAGCTGGCCTACCAGTCAGCTGGGAGCAGATGGGGAGGGCGAGGCAGACAAGCAGGATAGCTCTCACTTCAGCTGCCTGGTGGCGGTAGGACGCGTCCACTCCCACTCATCTCCCCAGATAAATGGAGAGGTCCGAGTTAAACCCACAGAGTTCATCACACGCTATGCCATGGATGGAAAATTCACCTTTGTCGATCAAAG AGCAACAACCATTCTTGGTTATCTTCCCCAAGAATTGCTGGGTACGTCATGCTATGAGTACTTCCATCAAGACGACTTACCACATTTAGCAGACAGACATCGAAAAG TGCTGCGGAGTAAAGACAAAATAGAGACAAACTGCTATAAGTTCAAGACAAAATACGGCTCTTTCGTCACTCTGCAAAGTCAGTGGTTTAGTTTTGTAAATCCCTGGACCAAAGAAGTAGAATACATAGTGTCAACTAACACAGTTATATC GTATGATAACAGTCGAACCAGTCGGTCGGGAAACAAGTCTGAACAGTCGAGAAATTCCAAGACTTCTGAAG ATGGCAAGAAGTCCCTTCCAGTCATACCAGGTATCTCCACTTCACCTGGAGCTATGATTTATGCTGGAAGCATAGGGACCCAGATCGCCAATGAGCTGCTGGATTTCAACAG GATGAACTCGTCACCCTCCAGTGGCAGCGTCAGCCCGTTCAGTGGACCCCAGGATAAGTGTCCACAAGCTCACAATCAACTCAGCAACAAT GTGCCAAACGGAGAGGCAACAGACATGGAGATCCCAGCAAAGTCCAGCTCAGAGGATGAGCCCCAAGGAGCTGCATTCTCAGGAGGAGACACACTCATGG GGGAGAATTCCCAGCTGGATCTGGACAGCGTGGTTGGACCGGGCCTTAGTAGTCTTAGCAATGACGAAGCAGCCATGGCAGTGATCATGAGCCTCCTGGAGACAGACACAAACTTGGGCGAGGCTGTGGACTTTGAAGAGATGCACTGGTCTTTATAA
- the bmal2 gene encoding aryl hydrocarbon receptor nuclear translocator-like protein 2 isoform X1, protein MSAMNAAAGGGDRAGGEPAEDVLVEENQSGSVSLSSMMTSSSAAGMSLSLEMPRKRKGSVDNQDTKSGSIPDVDMEDDGSDGDDQHVKIKCFREPHSQIEKRRRDKMNNLIDKLSAMIPTCNPMSRKLDKLTVLRMAVQHLKSLKGSSSSFSEVNYKPSFLPNEELKHLVLKAADGFLFVVGCDRGKIVFVSESVTKILNYSRAELIGQSLFDYIHPKDMGKVKEQLSASELYPRERLIDAKTGLQVQADLPVGASRLCSGARRSFFCRMKYNKISVKVEEKEFQAGTSKKKESQKYCTVHCTGYMRSWPTSQLGADGEGEADKQDSSHFSCLVAVGRVHSHSSPQINGEVRVKPTEFITRYAMDGKFTFVDQRATTILGYLPQELLGTSCYEYFHQDDLPHLADRHRKVLRSKDKIETNCYKFKTKYGSFVTLQSQWFSFVNPWTKEVEYIVSTNTVISYDNSRTSRSGNKSEQSRNSKTSEEDGKKSLPVIPGISTSPGAMIYAGSIGTQIANELLDFNRMNSSPSSGSVSPFSGPQDKCPQAHNQLSNNVPNGEATDMEIPAKSSSEDEPQGAAFSGGDTLMGENSQLDLDSVVGPGLSSLSNDEAAMAVIMSLLETDTNLGEAVDFEEMHWSL, encoded by the exons AAGATGTGCTGGTTGAGGAAAACCAAAGCGGTTCTGTGTCTTTGTCCAGCATGAtgacctcctcctcagctgctggCATGTCGTTGAGCTTGGAGATGCCCCGGAAACGCAAGGGCAGCGTGGACAACCA GGACACAAAATCTGGTTCCATCCCTGACGTTGATATGGAAGACGATGG GTCAGATGGAGATGACCAACATGTCAAAATTAAATGCTTCAG GGAACCACACAGCCAAATTGAGAAGAGGAGACGGGACAAAATGAACAATCTCATCGACAAACTATCAGCCATGATCCCTACTTGCAACCCCATGTCCCGTAAACTGGACAAACTCACTGTGCTCAGAATGGCTGTGCAGCACCTCAAATCTCTCAAAG GTTCATCAAGTTCTTTTTCTGAAGTCAACTACAAACCATCGTTCCTTCCCAACGAGGAGCTCAAACACCTTGTCCTCAAG GCTGCAGATGGGTTCCTGTTTGTAGTGGGCTGTGATCGTGGGAAAATAGTTTTTGTCTCGGAGTCCGTCACGAAGATATTAAATTATAGTCGG GCGGAGCTGATTGGACAGAGCCTGTTTGATTACATACACCCAAAGGACATGGGAAAAGTGAAGGAGCAGCTGTCAGCTTCTGAATTATACCCTCGTGAACGACTAATAGATGCTAAAA CCGGTCTGCAGGTCCAGGCTGACCTCCCAGTCGGTGCATCACGGCTGTGTTCAGGCGCACGCCGCTCATTCTTCTGCCGCATGAAGTACAACAAAATCTCTGTCaaggtggaggagaaggaaTTCCAAGCAGGCACCTCCAAAAAGAAAG AGTCACAGAAGTACTGCACCGTCCACTGTACAGGCTACATGCGCAGCTGGCCTACCAGTCAGCTGGGAGCAGATGGGGAGGGCGAGGCAGACAAGCAGGATAGCTCTCACTTCAGCTGCCTGGTGGCGGTAGGACGCGTCCACTCCCACTCATCTCCCCAGATAAATGGAGAGGTCCGAGTTAAACCCACAGAGTTCATCACACGCTATGCCATGGATGGAAAATTCACCTTTGTCGATCAAAG AGCAACAACCATTCTTGGTTATCTTCCCCAAGAATTGCTGGGTACGTCATGCTATGAGTACTTCCATCAAGACGACTTACCACATTTAGCAGACAGACATCGAAAAG TGCTGCGGAGTAAAGACAAAATAGAGACAAACTGCTATAAGTTCAAGACAAAATACGGCTCTTTCGTCACTCTGCAAAGTCAGTGGTTTAGTTTTGTAAATCCCTGGACCAAAGAAGTAGAATACATAGTGTCAACTAACACAGTTATATC GTATGATAACAGTCGAACCAGTCGGTCGGGAAACAAGTCTGAACAGTCGAGAAATTCCAAGACTTCTGAAG AAGATGGCAAGAAGTCCCTTCCAGTCATACCAGGTATCTCCACTTCACCTGGAGCTATGATTTATGCTGGAAGCATAGGGACCCAGATCGCCAATGAGCTGCTGGATTTCAACAG GATGAACTCGTCACCCTCCAGTGGCAGCGTCAGCCCGTTCAGTGGACCCCAGGATAAGTGTCCACAAGCTCACAATCAACTCAGCAACAAT GTGCCAAACGGAGAGGCAACAGACATGGAGATCCCAGCAAAGTCCAGCTCAGAGGATGAGCCCCAAGGAGCTGCATTCTCAGGAGGAGACACACTCATGG GGGAGAATTCCCAGCTGGATCTGGACAGCGTGGTTGGACCGGGCCTTAGTAGTCTTAGCAATGACGAAGCAGCCATGGCAGTGATCATGAGCCTCCTGGAGACAGACACAAACTTGGGCGAGGCTGTGGACTTTGAAGAGATGCACTGGTCTTTATAA
- the bmal2 gene encoding aryl hydrocarbon receptor nuclear translocator-like protein 2 isoform X3, whose protein sequence is MSAMNAAAGGGDRAGGEPADVLVEENQSGSVSLSSMMTSSSAAGMSLSLEMPRKRKGSVDNQDTKSGSIPDVDMEDDGSDGDDQHVKIKCFREPHSQIEKRRRDKMNNLIDKLSAMIPTCNPMSRKLDKLTVLRMAVQHLKSLKGSSSSFSEVNYKPSFLPNEELKHLVLKAADGFLFVVGCDRGKIVFVSESVTKILNYSRAELIGQSLFDYIHPKDMGKVKEQLSASELYPRERLIDAKTGLQVQADLPVGASRLCSGARRSFFCRMKYNKISVKVEEKEFQAGTSKKKESQKYCTVHCTGYMRSWPTSQLGADGEGEADKQDSSHFSCLVAVGRVHSHSSPQINGEVRVKPTEFITRYAMDGKFTFVDQRATTILGYLPQELLGTSCYEYFHQDDLPHLADRHRKVLRSKDKIETNCYKFKTKYGSFVTLQSQWFSFVNPWTKEVEYIVSTNTVISYDNSRTSRSGNKSEQSRNSKTSEEDGKKSLPVIPGISTSPGAMIYAGSIGTQIANELLDFNRMNSSPSSGSVSPFSGPQDKCPQAHNQLSNNVPNGEATDMEIPAKSSSEDEPQGAAFSGGDTLMGENSQLDLDSVVGPGLSSLSNDEAAMAVIMSLLETDTNLGEAVDFEEMHWSL, encoded by the exons ATGTGCTGGTTGAGGAAAACCAAAGCGGTTCTGTGTCTTTGTCCAGCATGAtgacctcctcctcagctgctggCATGTCGTTGAGCTTGGAGATGCCCCGGAAACGCAAGGGCAGCGTGGACAACCA GGACACAAAATCTGGTTCCATCCCTGACGTTGATATGGAAGACGATGG GTCAGATGGAGATGACCAACATGTCAAAATTAAATGCTTCAG GGAACCACACAGCCAAATTGAGAAGAGGAGACGGGACAAAATGAACAATCTCATCGACAAACTATCAGCCATGATCCCTACTTGCAACCCCATGTCCCGTAAACTGGACAAACTCACTGTGCTCAGAATGGCTGTGCAGCACCTCAAATCTCTCAAAG GTTCATCAAGTTCTTTTTCTGAAGTCAACTACAAACCATCGTTCCTTCCCAACGAGGAGCTCAAACACCTTGTCCTCAAG GCTGCAGATGGGTTCCTGTTTGTAGTGGGCTGTGATCGTGGGAAAATAGTTTTTGTCTCGGAGTCCGTCACGAAGATATTAAATTATAGTCGG GCGGAGCTGATTGGACAGAGCCTGTTTGATTACATACACCCAAAGGACATGGGAAAAGTGAAGGAGCAGCTGTCAGCTTCTGAATTATACCCTCGTGAACGACTAATAGATGCTAAAA CCGGTCTGCAGGTCCAGGCTGACCTCCCAGTCGGTGCATCACGGCTGTGTTCAGGCGCACGCCGCTCATTCTTCTGCCGCATGAAGTACAACAAAATCTCTGTCaaggtggaggagaaggaaTTCCAAGCAGGCACCTCCAAAAAGAAAG AGTCACAGAAGTACTGCACCGTCCACTGTACAGGCTACATGCGCAGCTGGCCTACCAGTCAGCTGGGAGCAGATGGGGAGGGCGAGGCAGACAAGCAGGATAGCTCTCACTTCAGCTGCCTGGTGGCGGTAGGACGCGTCCACTCCCACTCATCTCCCCAGATAAATGGAGAGGTCCGAGTTAAACCCACAGAGTTCATCACACGCTATGCCATGGATGGAAAATTCACCTTTGTCGATCAAAG AGCAACAACCATTCTTGGTTATCTTCCCCAAGAATTGCTGGGTACGTCATGCTATGAGTACTTCCATCAAGACGACTTACCACATTTAGCAGACAGACATCGAAAAG TGCTGCGGAGTAAAGACAAAATAGAGACAAACTGCTATAAGTTCAAGACAAAATACGGCTCTTTCGTCACTCTGCAAAGTCAGTGGTTTAGTTTTGTAAATCCCTGGACCAAAGAAGTAGAATACATAGTGTCAACTAACACAGTTATATC GTATGATAACAGTCGAACCAGTCGGTCGGGAAACAAGTCTGAACAGTCGAGAAATTCCAAGACTTCTGAAG AAGATGGCAAGAAGTCCCTTCCAGTCATACCAGGTATCTCCACTTCACCTGGAGCTATGATTTATGCTGGAAGCATAGGGACCCAGATCGCCAATGAGCTGCTGGATTTCAACAG GATGAACTCGTCACCCTCCAGTGGCAGCGTCAGCCCGTTCAGTGGACCCCAGGATAAGTGTCCACAAGCTCACAATCAACTCAGCAACAAT GTGCCAAACGGAGAGGCAACAGACATGGAGATCCCAGCAAAGTCCAGCTCAGAGGATGAGCCCCAAGGAGCTGCATTCTCAGGAGGAGACACACTCATGG GGGAGAATTCCCAGCTGGATCTGGACAGCGTGGTTGGACCGGGCCTTAGTAGTCTTAGCAATGACGAAGCAGCCATGGCAGTGATCATGAGCCTCCTGGAGACAGACACAAACTTGGGCGAGGCTGTGGACTTTGAAGAGATGCACTGGTCTTTATAA